In a single window of the uncultured Dysgonomonas sp. genome:
- a CDS encoding sialate O-acetylesterase produces the protein MMKSGKYISISLYKALLLLVLAISISGLQAAVKLPRLISDGMVLQRDIPLQLWGWASPKETVTVKFLDKSYQTKADKKGDWKITLPAQPAGGPYTIQINDIQLKDILIGDVWLCSGQSNMELPIRRTLDLYADEVKQVNNLMIRLFRVPMYYNFSEKEADYQGGNWKAATQENILDFSAVAYFFAKELYNKYEVPVGIINTATGGSPAEAWISGNALKNYPSLEAEAQKCAVPGFIEETRKQEQQASNEWYSAMIKADKGIGEWHKKNIDTSGWNDYYLPGLWKDKGMDVKNAVIWLRKEFEEAKEDEGKSATLRLGYIIDSDSAFVNGTFVGTTGYQYPPRIYRIPEGTLIAGKNTVAIRIVTNEWGGIKEDKPYKVIIGNKETDLTGEWKYRIGTELPPSPPNTFFQYKPMGLYNGMISPATNYKVKGILWYQGESNTSRAKEYRTLFPDLINDWREQRNEPQLPFIYAQLPELNRPWKQPVESGMAELREAQRLALSLPYTGMAVTLGFGEWNDIHPLNKRDVANRLALEAKRIAYGENIVSTGPQLENMQIEGNAVILTFDSVGEGLYSNSIINGFTIAGADKKYVWAEAAILNKNQVKVWSNQIQNPVSVRYAWADNPEGANLKNKEGLPASPFEAE, from the coding sequence ATGATGAAATCAGGAAAATATATAAGTATATCGTTGTACAAGGCACTGTTATTATTGGTATTAGCCATATCAATATCAGGACTACAGGCTGCTGTAAAACTTCCGCGGCTTATCAGCGACGGGATGGTATTACAACGTGACATTCCATTACAATTGTGGGGTTGGGCCTCTCCCAAAGAAACTGTTACAGTAAAATTTCTTGATAAATCATATCAGACTAAAGCCGATAAAAAGGGTGATTGGAAAATTACACTACCCGCCCAACCTGCCGGTGGGCCATATACTATACAGATAAATGACATTCAACTAAAAGATATCCTAATAGGTGATGTATGGCTTTGTTCGGGACAGTCGAATATGGAACTGCCCATACGCCGTACTCTCGATTTATATGCAGATGAAGTAAAGCAGGTAAATAACCTGATGATACGGCTATTCAGAGTCCCGATGTACTATAATTTCAGCGAAAAAGAAGCAGACTATCAGGGAGGAAACTGGAAAGCTGCCACACAGGAGAATATACTCGATTTTTCGGCTGTCGCCTACTTTTTTGCAAAAGAACTTTATAATAAATATGAAGTACCTGTTGGAATTATCAATACTGCAACCGGTGGATCGCCTGCCGAAGCGTGGATCAGCGGCAATGCATTAAAAAATTATCCGTCTCTTGAAGCCGAAGCGCAAAAATGTGCAGTACCGGGCTTTATAGAAGAAACGAGAAAACAGGAACAACAAGCAAGCAATGAATGGTACTCGGCAATGATAAAAGCAGATAAAGGTATCGGAGAATGGCATAAGAAGAACATCGACACATCGGGATGGAACGACTATTATCTGCCGGGATTATGGAAAGATAAAGGCATGGATGTGAAAAACGCAGTGATCTGGCTTCGTAAAGAGTTTGAGGAGGCAAAAGAGGATGAAGGAAAATCTGCTACCCTGCGCCTGGGATATATTATCGACTCCGATTCTGCCTTTGTAAACGGAACATTTGTGGGTACAACTGGTTATCAGTATCCGCCGCGTATATACCGGATCCCCGAAGGAACATTAATAGCAGGCAAAAACACTGTTGCAATAAGAATAGTAACAAATGAATGGGGAGGTATAAAAGAAGATAAGCCCTATAAAGTGATCATAGGGAATAAGGAGACAGACCTTACCGGAGAGTGGAAATACCGTATCGGGACTGAATTACCTCCTTCCCCGCCAAATACATTTTTTCAGTACAAACCGATGGGATTGTATAACGGGATGATTTCACCCGCAACAAATTATAAAGTAAAAGGGATATTGTGGTATCAGGGAGAATCAAATACAAGCAGGGCAAAAGAATACAGAACTTTATTCCCCGACCTTATCAATGATTGGAGAGAACAAAGGAATGAGCCGCAATTGCCTTTCATATATGCGCAGCTTCCCGAACTTAACAGGCCGTGGAAGCAACCTGTCGAAAGTGGAATGGCTGAACTCAGGGAGGCTCAACGACTGGCTTTGTCTCTACCCTATACGGGCATGGCTGTAACACTCGGCTTCGGAGAATGGAATGATATTCATCCTTTAAATAAAAGAGATGTAGCCAACCGTCTGGCACTGGAAGCAAAGCGTATAGCCTATGGCGAGAACATTGTCAGTACAGGCCCGCAACTGGAAAATATGCAGATTGAAGGAAATGCGGTCATCCTCACATTCGATTCTGTAGGTGAAGGTCTGTATTCCAACAGTATAATCAATGGCTTTACTATTGCCGGAGCAGATAAGAAATATGTATGGGCGGAAGCCGCTATTTTAAATAAGAATCAGGTAAAAGTATGGAGCAATCAGATACAAAATCCCGTATCGGTAAGATATGCGTGGGCGGATAATCCCGAAGGTGCTAACCTGAAAAACAAAGAAGGATTGCCTGCTTCACCATTCGAGGCCGAGTAA